The stretch of DNA ATCCTTTTGGCTCAGAGGTTTTCCAAGCCTGCTCAGCTAGCTTTCCCAGCCTGGAAACCCCTGTGCTGAGGGCTTAACACTGTCTCTCGTTGTGTAAATCTTTGTTCCAGAACCATCTGGAGGAGAAGCcaagcagagagaaaatgaatcaATCCCCACCACAACTATCTGTCCTTATTAAAGGCTGGGGAAGCTGGGTTTTCATCTCCTTACGGAGTCCCTACAACACCCCTGACACTGCATTCTCAGTGAACTTTCAGCACCTAAGacaaacccattttacagatgaggcaatgGAGACACAGACTAATTTGCTGAAGGTCATACAGAAAGTGAGCCACAGTCAGAACCGTGTCCCTGACTGCAGACTGTGGGTTCTGAATCGCGAGGCTCTCCGCTCCTCAGCGCTCTGAGCACTAGCCTCTTCCCCATCTGGTGACAATCTAGGATTTCTTGGGGCCAAACAGATGCCAGTCCTCCATGCCCCTTCCTTCCTGTATAGGTAGCCCTTCCTAATCTAAGTCCACCTCCCCTCGGTGCTGGAAGTGGGCTCTGGGACTGATGGATCCTTCTCGCCTAACGTAGCTCTGCCTGCAGACTCCCGGGTGGCTGACTAGTCAGCTCTAGTGGGAAGTTCTGCTTAAGGTGGGCTGGGGGTACCAGGTATCAAAGAGCCTGGGAGTAGTGCAAGGCCACTTCTCTTAACCAGGCTGGTGGGACAATCTCACATAAGGATTCCAGAGTTCTGACATGCGTCCAAAACCTTTACCTTTAGAAGGCATTTTTAGGCAAGTCCCAAAGGATATACAAAAATAGTGAAgtgtggggcgcggtggctcacgcctgtaatcccagcactttgggaggctgaggtaggcagatcatgaggtcagaagttcaagaccagcctgaccgacatggtgaaatcccatctctactgaaaatacaaaaattagccaggggtggtggtatgcacctgtaatcccagctactcaggaggctgaagcaggagagttgtttgaacctgggaggcggaggttgcagtgagccaagatcacgccactgcactccagactgggtgagagtgagactctgtctcaaaacaaaacaaaaaaatagtggAGCAACAGGTTTCTGAGAATACAATGTTTCCCAGTGCAGGGAAGCGGACTGCAGTCTGTCTGCCTCGCTGTGAGGTGGGCTCCTCCCTGTGTGGGCAGTGAGAAGGCACCTGTTAAGAAGACACAGGCCTGAGTGGTGTTTCTCCCCCACAGACTGGTTCAGGCAGACCCTGCTGAAGAAGCCCAAGAAGAGGCCGGACTCCCCAGAAAGCACCTCCAGCGATACTTCACAGCCTCCCTCACAGGACAGACTATCCCCAAGCCTCAGCTTAGTCACGTCTCCCAGCCTGCCACCCACACACGCCAGTGACAGCGGCAGTAGTCGCTGGAGCAAAGACTATGACGTCTGCATGTGCCACAGTGAGGAAGACCTGGTGGCTGCCCAGAACCTGGTCTCCTACCTGGAAGGCAGCACCGCCAGCCTGCGCTGCTTCCTGCAGCTCCGGGATGCAACCCCAGGTGGTGCTATCGTGTCCgagctgtgccaggcactgaacaATAGTCACTGCCGTGTGCTGCTCATCACGCCGGGCTTCCTTCAGGACCCCTGGTGCAAGTACCAGATGCTGCAGGCCCTGACCGAGGCCCCAGGGGCTGAGGGCTGCACCATCCCCCTGCTGTCGGGCCTCAGCAGAGATGCCTACCCACCTGAGCTCCGATTCATGTACTACGTCGATGGCAGGGGCCCTGATGGTGGCTTTCGCCAAGTCAAAGAAGCTGTCATGCGTTGTAAGCTACtacaggagggagaagggaaacgGGATTCAGCCACAGTATCTGATCTACTTTGACTTTTAGGAGACAGCCCTGTAGCCTAGTAGTTCAAAGTGCAGCCTCTGGAAAAGGCCGTCAGGATTTGTATCCTGGCTCCTGCACTTATTAACCCATAAAAAGtaacttgagcaagttacttaccccctctgtgccttggtttcctcactgACCACCACGTTTCCATTGCTATGAAATGAGAACAGTATATAGACTGAGGGCTCAGAACATGGCCTAGCACATGTATTCATAATGGGCAGAGCCTAGCACAAATCAGGTCCTCAGTAAGTTATTAGCTAGTAGTAGTAACAGTAATAGCATTGCGTTTCTCTGAGATCAGGCTGGAGATGTCCATCAAGAGCTGGGAAGGTGCCAGGAGGGACATTGGTTTATTAAGGCAAAATGATGCAAAATAATAGGAAAGAAGTGCATATGAGTGTATCTGGGGAGGGCCATGCTATTGCAGTAGGTTTGGAAGTGTGGTAGTAGATAAAAAGGTAGAAGAGGCAGGACCTGTTGGGGAAAACAGATGCTGGGTTTGGGAAGGGTGACAATGCTGTGACTGGTCTCTTTCAGATCTGCAGACACTCAGTTGACACGTTTTATATCATGGGACCCCAGAAGTTGGAGTAAAGCTGGAAATAGAAAACCCACGCAGGGCCTTGGATTCCCACAGATGTCACAAGAGGTATAGGGAGCGAGTCTGCAGCGCTTTGCCCGTGTCCCTGCGATCACAGCACCCATCAGGCTTCCATTACTGTGGGCTCCCTAAGAAGACCATGGAGAGGTTGGGGACTCCCCCAGGAAGGCCATGAAGCTGGGGATTCCCCCTAGGAAAGCCACGAGGAAGCTGGGGACTCCCCAAGAAAGCCATGAGGAAGCCAGAAACTGGAGGTGGTAGGAGGTGGTGCTGACCAATGGTGGCCAGCAGGGCTCATATCCTGCGTAACTGGACAAGAAGCCTGGCGCACACTTCTGTCTTCCCCTGGAACTGGGTACTGGCGTACGCTGGTATCCGTCCTAAAGAGGTGACTCACCTGACGGATCAGCCAGAAGCCTAGATTGCAGACCTCACCATGGATGGTCTTCCCAGTTGCCTGGGGAAACCCTGGAATGGGCGTCAGGAGAAAGCAAGAGGAATCCAGCCCTTCACACTCACACTACTCTGTTCCTCTTTCCAGAGACGTCGATTCACTTCAGAAAGCTGTGAGGAAGACGCAGTCCGCACTGCACTGTATTTTGTGTTTATTGCCTAAGCGCCATTAAAGACACAAACCTAGAAGCCATGCTGAATGTGGGGGTGAGGTGGTGGAGGGAGCCAGTGAAGAGATGGGAAGCCAGGGCTCAGGGTTCAACGCCTTCACCTGAGATCACAAGCCCACGGATGCTGTGACATCTGAGAGCTTCATCCGTGGTCTGGCTAAAGCTGATACTTTCACAGTCACCATCTTCACCTTTGGACTGGGAAGAATCAGCATTTTTCTTCTGACAGATGACGGTATTCCTTATAGGACAGGCAAGGTTTCATTCATCTGTTCTCAGTAAGTTTGTTTCTGAACTGAAATGAATTTCATTATTTCCTCCAACATGTACTTTTGTGCCCCCTCTCTCACTTCTCCCTATCATGATCCCTCTTTTgctgaaaaaaagttttattattttttctatctttagtgctagaaagagaaaatttattttttaaattataaattattttgccgggcaccatggctcacacctgtaatctcagcacttggggaggccaaggcgggtggatcacgtgaggtcaggagttcaagaccagcctggccaatatggcgaaaccccgtctctactaaaaatacaaaaattagctgggtgtggtggcgggcgcctgtaatcccaactactcaggaggttgaggcagaagaattgct from Piliocolobus tephrosceles isolate RC106 chromosome 13, ASM277652v3, whole genome shotgun sequence encodes:
- the TIRAP gene encoding toll/interleukin-1 receptor domain-containing adapter protein isoform X2; translated protein: MASSTSLPAPGSRPKKPLGKMADWFRQTLLKKPKKRPDSPESTSSDTSQPPSQDRLSPSLSLVTSPSLPPTHASDSGSSRWSKDYDVCMCHSEEDLVAAQNLVSYLEGSTASLRCFLQLRDATPGGAIVSELCQALNNSHCRVLLITPGFLQDPWCKYQMLQALTEAPGAEGCTIPLLSGLSRDAYPPELRFMYYVDGRGPDGGFRQVKEAVMRYLQTLS
- the TIRAP gene encoding toll/interleukin-1 receptor domain-containing adapter protein isoform X1, with product MASSTSLPAPGSRPKKPLGKMADWFRQTLLKKPKKRPDSPESTSSDTSQPPSQDRLSPSLSLVTSPSLPPTHASDSGSSRWSKDYDVCMCHSEEDLVAAQNLVSYLEGSTASLRCFLQLRDATPGGAIVSELCQALNNSHCRVLLITPGFLQDPWCKYQMLQALTEAPGAEGCTIPLLSGLSRDAYPPELRFMYYVDGRGPDGGFRQVKEAVMRCKLLQEGEGKRDSATVSDLL